Proteins from one Amycolatopsis endophytica genomic window:
- a CDS encoding DUF4333 domain-containing protein codes for MSTPYGGNDPQQWSGQPGYPPRQPQYGQQPGAAQPQYGQPQYAQPQHGQQYPGQAPPQYAPGPAYGQQPPKKSARGLLIGLGALVVVVAAFCVTAFLAPGFLKTTVLSQSAVQDGVKQILTDNFGLPSVGAVICPADEEVAAGATFDCTTTVDGAGKTVTVTIKDDAANYEVGYPR; via the coding sequence ATGAGCACCCCCTACGGCGGCAACGACCCCCAGCAGTGGAGCGGGCAGCCCGGCTATCCGCCGCGGCAGCCGCAGTACGGGCAGCAGCCCGGCGCGGCGCAACCCCAGTACGGGCAGCCGCAGTACGCCCAGCCCCAGCACGGGCAGCAGTACCCGGGGCAGGCGCCGCCGCAGTACGCGCCCGGCCCGGCCTACGGGCAGCAGCCGCCGAAGAAGAGCGCCAGGGGGCTGCTGATCGGGCTCGGCGCGCTGGTCGTCGTGGTGGCCGCGTTCTGCGTCACCGCGTTCCTGGCGCCCGGATTCCTCAAGACCACCGTGCTGAGCCAGAGCGCGGTGCAGGATGGCGTCAAGCAGATCCTCACCGACAACTTCGGGCTGCCCTCCGTCGGCGCCGTGATCTGCCCCGCCGACGAGGAGGTCGCCGCCGGAGCGACCTTCGACTGCACCACCACGGTCGACGGCGCGGGCAAGACCGTCACCGTCACGATCAAGGACGACGCCGCCAACTACGAGGTCGGCTACCCCCGGTAA